The following nucleotide sequence is from Methylocella sp..
TCCCATTGCCTATGACAAGACGCTCTACCGCCAGCGTCACAAAATCGAGAACATGTTCGCCAAGCTCAAGGACTGGCGGCGCATCGCAACCCGCTATGATCGATGCGCCCACACCTTCTTCTCCGCCATCTGCATCGCAGCCGCCGTCCTCTTCTATCTCAATCAATGAGTCCTGAGCCTAGCTCGATCGCGCTGCTCCGCCGTGGAATATGGAGCGCAATTTTCGCGCCAGCGGGCCGGGCGCCCCGTCGCCGATTTTGCGCCCGTCGATGGCGATCACCGGCATGACGAGGGTGGTTGCCCCGGTGATGAAGGCTTCCTGCGCGCGATACGCTTCCTCCAGACTGAATTTGCGTTCCTCGAACCGGAGACCTTGCGCGGCGATAATATCGATAAGCGTTGTTCGAGTGACGCCGCGCAAGATGGAGTGATCGACCTGGCGGGTGATGATCGCCCCATATTGATCGATGATCCAGGCGTTGGAGGCCGCGCCTTCGTTGACCATGCCGTCATCGTCGATCAGCCAAGCTTCATAGGCCCCGCGCTCCCTCGCGGACTGACGCGCCAATACATTCGGAAGAAGCGAAATAGACTTGATGTCAACGCGCTTCCAGCGCAGATCAGGCATCGATATGACGCTGACGCCTACGCGGGCGGCCGCCTCGCCCTTTTCCGGATCGATTTGCCGCGCCGTGACAATGAGGCTCGAGCGCACCGGCGGCTGAGGAAAAACATGATCCCGCGGGGCGACGCCGCGCGTTGCTTGGACATAAATATATCCATTGGAAACCTTGTTCCTGGCCATGACTTCGCGCAGGACGACTTTGAGCGCGCCCCGCCCCACCGGCGCCTTTATGCGCAATTCATCGAGCGAGCGAGCGAGCCGCAACAAATGGCGCTCCTCGTCAATCAAGGCGCCGCCAAAAACTTCACAAACCTCATAAACGCCGTCGGCGAGTTGGTAGCCGCGATCTTCGATATGGACCATGGCGTCCCGGCTCGCGACGTATCTCCCGTTTACATACGCAATTCTGCCCATCTGCGCTCCGAGAGGTTCAAAGGGAAAGGCCGAGGCGGCTGCACGCCGCCCCGATGATCGCGCCCATCGCAATGCCGTACAAAGGGTTCGTTCTGGTCAAACCGACGATAAGGGTCATGCCGCCTGTGAGCGCGATCGTCAAGCCGCCGCTATCTGCGGCGCGCGCTAGCACGAGACCGCCGGCGCCCATGAGGCCGACCGCGATTGGGGCCAAGGCCTTCTTCAAAACGGAGGTCGCTTGACTGGCGGAAAAACGCCGCAAGATGCGCTCGGCGGCGAGCGCGATGAAGGAGGATGGCAAAACCATCGCCGCGGTTGCAACGCCAAGCCCGGCGAGGCCAGCGATATGCCAGCCCATCATGCTCATCACAATAACATTTGGACCAGGCGCAGTTTGCGCGAGCGCGACGAGATTGGCGAAAGTCGCATCATCCATCAAATGCAGATTATCGACGATCTGACGGTGCATCTCCGGCAATGTCGCGTTCGCGCCGCCGACCGCCCCCAGCGAGAGTAGCGAAAACGTCGCTGCGAGCTGTTCCAGCGCCGATCGCATCAGCGCCGCGCGGACAGGGTGAAGAGAACGAGACTTGTCGGAACGAGGATTGCCAGAGTGGTGAGCAACGAAAAATGGAAAACCGCGCTGGACGCGAAAGTCAGCCCCGCAACGAGGAGCGCGAGACCATCGGCGCGAATAGCGCGGACCATTTTATAGGCGTTGCCGATCACTAGCCCGGCCGTCGTCGACGCGGCGCCGATAAGCGCGCTCTTCACCTCGGGAAGCGTCGCGAAGCGATCATAAAGGGAGGCAATTCCGATGAGGACGGTCAGCGGTCCGACGAGGAGGCCAACGACCGCGATCGCAGCCCCGACAACGCCCTGGTGGCGATCGCCGAACATGACAGCCAAATTGACCGTGTTCGCGCCCGGCAGAACGCTGGAGGCGCCGAGAAATTCGGCTAATTCGCGGTCATCAAGCCAGCCGCGCTCATCAACGAGGATCGGGCGCACCCAACCCGTCACTCCGCCAAAGCCGCAAATCCCTATTTTGAAAAACGCGCAGAAGAGCGCGTAGCGGGAGACGCGCTGCATCACGCAGGATGGTTGATTGGCAAGTGGCAAGCCTTCTCTTTCGGCTTCAGACGGCGGCTGCTCTTTAGAGTTAGCTTGACCGTATTCCTAGAGCAGTTTTTGGCCCCGAAGCGCAAGAGTCAACCAGGCATCCTAGCCGTTTAAGCAACGCTCGATTTTATGATTCATTGCGGATGAGCGAAAACGCTATTCAGTCCACCCGAAGCGACTTCAGCTTGCGGTGCAAGGCGGAGCGCTCCATGCCGATGAATTCGGCGGTGCGCGAAATATTGCCGCCGAAGCGATTGATCTGGGCGACGAGATATTCCCGCTCGAAAACTTCGCGCGCGTCGCGCAGAGGAAGACTCATCAGCTTTTCACCGCCTGCGCCGGTCGGCGTCGATGGAACCAGCGCGCCGATCTCCGCCGGCAGCATGTCCGCCGTGACGGCCGCCTCTGGATCGCCCGCCGCCAGAATCATCAGCCGCTCCACATTATTGCGCAGCTGTCTGATATTGCCCGGCCAGTCATGCGATTGCAGCACCGCCATTGCGTCATCGGCGATCACGCGGCGAGGCATTCCGGTCGTCATCGAGACCTGATCCATGAAGAAAGAGATCAGTTCCGAAATATCCTCCCGCCTCTCCGAGAGCGAAGGAACGCGCACCGGCACGACGGCGAGACGATGGAACAGATCCTCGCGAAACGATCCATCGGCGATCAGCGCGGCGATGTCGCGAGCGCTGGACGAAATGATGCGGACATCGACGTGGACGCGGGTGACGCCGCCGACGCGTTGAAAATTCTGCTCGACGAGCACGCGCAGAATTTTGCCCTGCGTCTCCTTCGGCATGTCCGCGATCTCGTCGAGATAAAGCGTGCCATTGTGCGCTTCCTCGAGCGCGCCAACCTTGCGGCTGGCTCCTGGTTTGCCTTCGATGCCGAAGAGCTCCATCTCCATCGTTTCAGGCGCGATCGTCGCCGCGTTGAGGACGATGAATGGACCGCTTGCGCGCGTGGACGCTTCATGAATCGAGCGCGCCGCAAGCTCTTTTCCAGAACCCGGCGAACCGGTGATGAGCACTCGTGAATTGGCCGGGCCGACGCGTTCGATCACCAGACGCAATTGATTGATCGCGGGCGACTTGCCTACGATCCCGTTCGCCGCTCCGGCGCGGGCGCGGAGATCGC
It contains:
- a CDS encoding D-amino-acid transaminase; protein product: MGRIAYVNGRYVASRDAMVHIEDRGYQLADGVYEVCEVFGGALIDEERHLLRLARSLDELRIKAPVGRGALKVVLREVMARNKVSNGYIYVQATRGVAPRDHVFPQPPVRSSLIVTARQIDPEKGEAAARVGVSVISMPDLRWKRVDIKSISLLPNVLARQSARERGAYEAWLIDDDGMVNEGAASNAWIIDQYGAIITRQVDHSILRGVTRTTLIDIIAAQGLRFEERKFSLEEAYRAQEAFITGATTLVMPVIAIDGRKIGDGAPGPLARKLRSIFHGGAARSS
- a CDS encoding chromate transporter, whose protein sequence is MRSALEQLAATFSLLSLGAVGGANATLPEMHRQIVDNLHLMDDATFANLVALAQTAPGPNVIVMSMMGWHIAGLAGLGVATAAMVLPSSFIALAAERILRRFSASQATSVLKKALAPIAVGLMGAGGLVLARAADSGGLTIALTGGMTLIVGLTRTNPLYGIAMGAIIGAACSRLGLSL
- a CDS encoding chromate transporter, whose amino-acid sequence is MPLANQPSCVMQRVSRYALFCAFFKIGICGFGGVTGWVRPILVDERGWLDDRELAEFLGASSVLPGANTVNLAVMFGDRHQGVVGAAIAVVGLLVGPLTVLIGIASLYDRFATLPEVKSALIGAASTTAGLVIGNAYKMVRAIRADGLALLVAGLTFASSAVFHFSLLTTLAILVPTSLVLFTLSARR
- a CDS encoding sigma-54 dependent transcriptional regulator produces the protein MASDILIVDDEADIRDIVSGILSDEGHGARTAKNSDDALAAIEARRPSLIFLDIWLQGSRLDGLQLLRIIKEQNPMLPVVMISGHGNIETAVSAIKLGAYDFIEKPFKADRLVLVAERALEASRLKREVSDLRARAGAANGIVGKSPAINQLRLVIERVGPANSRVLITGSPGSGKELAARSIHEASTRASGPFIVLNAATIAPETMEMELFGIEGKPGASRKVGALEEAHNGTLYLDEIADMPKETQGKILRVLVEQNFQRVGGVTRVHVDVRIISSSARDIAALIADGSFREDLFHRLAVVPVRVPSLSERREDISELISFFMDQVSMTTGMPRRVIADDAMAVLQSHDWPGNIRQLRNNVERLMILAAGDPEAAVTADMLPAEIGALVPSTPTGAGGEKLMSLPLRDAREVFEREYLVAQINRFGGNISRTAEFIGMERSALHRKLKSLRVD